CAACTTTTCCTTTTTGGAAATCTGTTATGTAACAGCTACTATCCCAAGAATGCTTATGGATCTATATACCCTAAAAGGNaacatttctgtgtttgcctgtgCAACACAAATGTATTTNGTCCTNATGTTGGGAGGCACAGAGTGCCTCTTGCTAGCAGNTATGGCCTATGATCGTTATGTGGCTATCTGCCATCCTCTACAATATACTTTACTTATGAAGAATAAGGTGTGTTTACAGCTGGTAGCTGTCTCCTGGATCAGTGGGATTCCAGTAGAAATTGGGCAGACCTACCAGATATTCTCTCTTCACTTTTGTGCTTCTAACAGAATAGATCACTTCTTTTGTGACATCCCCCCACTTCTCAAGCTCGCTTGTGGTGACACCTTTATGAATACAGTTGCAGTGTATGTTGTTGCAGTGGTGTTTGTTATGGTTCCATTTCTGCTAATCATTATCTCCTACATCAAAATTATNTGCAACATTATGAAACTGTCTTCAGCCAAAGGGATGGCCAAGGCTTTTTCCACCTGCTCNTCCCACCTGATAGTTGTAGTCTTGTTNTATGGAACAGNAAGCATTACNTACTTACAGCCCAAACAAAGTCAGTCAGAAGGAATGGGGAAGCTGCTGTCTCTTTTCTACACCGTTTTGATCCCAGCTTTGAATCCTATTATATACACTCTGAGGAACAAAGATATTATGATGGCACTGAGAAAATTACACAATAAGTTACTGATATGGTGGGAAaccttaaaatagaaaaatacaggTGCATAGAATTGAAAATTCAAGCTTGGTGCTGCAAATCTTAATGCATAGTCTTACACTGGGTATTTGAATAACAAAGTGCATTGTTTAAGAGACACTCTTTTATTGATTTAATTATATTGGGTATAttggatataaaaattaactaagTCAATGTAAATATATTACTTTTCATATCTATCTATGCACAGATTTTTACCTACTGTATTTCTAGGTTACTGGTTCAACTTAGTGTAAGACAGTTAATTGTATTATATCCCTAAACATTGGGGTCACTTGTTAAAATGAGCTTTGTCTAAACTTCTTAGTCCTCATAggattttctgtcttctgttcatATATTTGGATTTAATGTGGCTGCTGTTTTCcaagtttttgttattgttgatttcATTGGTTAGGAGCTATATGTCTCTGACCTCTGATGTTTATCCACACATTACTGTATGTAGGCATAGGTTTGTactctgcctttttgttttgtgagtatTTGGTTGGTCTTCATTTCCATTATAACACATAGGGATCATGTTTCAAATATCTTATTTTAGAAGAAGAAATTTGATGTTAAAAATGGACGTCACTTTTTGCTTGACCTCTGATCTCTTGTTCTCCATTTCTCTGTACTCCTACAGTCCATAgtcttttcaaaaatgtatttgttcatgCTCTTActttcttatatttctattaaaaCTTTTGTATTTGATTTAGCAATCTGTTTAGAAGTGCAATGTAccaaatatttcaaattaaactATGTAAATGCAATATATTATTtgaatgttatattttaattatgttagattaatatatgtacatgcatacacactttatctttacatatatgtatatatatatatatatatatatatatatatatgagggggggaagagaaaatcatagactgacagagacagagacagtgacagagataaGTTTTATTACTTTATTCAACAATCAGAAAAGTCAAAGAACTGCACCTTGACTTGTCTCACAATAGATCTCTGTGCTTAATTTTATCAACAACTGAAATATAAACATTCTTACGGTAGAAACATTTTTTCTATATCCTAGACTCCATGATACATACTGagtaataaaaatgtcata
The DNA window shown above is from Mus pahari chromosome 3, PAHARI_EIJ_v1.1, whole genome shotgun sequence and carries:
- the LOC110319173 gene encoding olfactory receptor 10AG1-like, whose protein sequence is MEFILLGFSNVPNLXWXLFMIFLXMYXTILLCNSIXIVLAKTDPTLQTPMYFFLSNFSFLEICYVTATIPRMLMDLYTLKGNISVFACATQMYXVLMLGGTECLLLAXMAYDRYVAICHPLQYTLLMKNKVCLQLVAVSWISGIPVEIGQTYQIFSLHFCASNRIDHFFCDIPPLLKLACGDTFMNTVAVYVVAVVFVMVPFLLIIISYIKIXCNIMKLSSAKGMAKAFSTCSSHLIVVVLXYGTXSITYLQPKQSQSEGMGKLLSLFYTVLIPALNPIIYTLRNKDIMMALRKLHNKLLIWWETLK